One part of the Bdellovibrio sp. KM01 genome encodes these proteins:
- a CDS encoding ACP S-malonyltransferase encodes MATAYIFPGLNALIRKSDRNRFTHLPEVQSYFTKAEDIIANRFGKKFSFKEFLELPTEEIYSIHNISLAAVAICAIQAGVAERMRDQHGSPDWVMGCSLGDLARAVFAGAYTFEDAIYNHIHFTQKIDGIDQIGRNIGVLAPKGEIFSEEDYRWFDEVAVDVSCLTPRFLNVGGRYADLGKVEERAKEKGWNTMNILDYPAHSRYILPYVRAVESDFAEVQTYRPQIPVFSSLSAQPLEDPTIIKEEFLLSITRTIHWSQAVQKLVNEKGITTFINIGPCRSLSGLMRDIPVSVETKEAYELLI; translated from the coding sequence ATGGCTACGGCATATATTTTCCCGGGCCTGAATGCCTTGATTCGTAAATCAGATCGCAATCGGTTTACTCACCTGCCAGAAGTTCAATCTTATTTCACAAAAGCGGAAGACATTATTGCAAATCGTTTTGGTAAGAAATTTTCTTTTAAAGAATTCTTGGAACTTCCCACAGAAGAAATTTATTCCATCCATAACATCAGCCTTGCGGCGGTCGCTATCTGTGCAATTCAAGCCGGTGTTGCGGAACGCATGCGCGACCAGCATGGAAGCCCCGACTGGGTGATGGGATGCTCCTTGGGAGATTTAGCTCGGGCCGTGTTTGCCGGGGCTTACACCTTTGAAGACGCCATTTATAATCATATTCATTTCACTCAAAAAATCGATGGTATAGATCAAATTGGTCGCAACATCGGAGTCCTGGCGCCTAAGGGCGAAATTTTTAGCGAAGAAGACTATCGGTGGTTTGATGAAGTCGCAGTCGACGTGTCTTGCTTAACTCCGCGCTTTTTGAATGTCGGCGGCAGATACGCTGATTTAGGCAAAGTGGAAGAGCGTGCAAAAGAAAAAGGCTGGAACACGATGAACATCCTCGATTATCCAGCTCACTCTCGCTATATCCTGCCTTATGTGCGCGCGGTGGAAAGTGACTTTGCCGAGGTGCAAACATACCGCCCGCAGATTCCTGTTTTCTCAAGCTTAAGTGCCCAACCTTTGGAAGATCCAACAATCATCAAGGAAGAATTTCTGCTTTCTATTACGCGCACCATTCATTGGTCACAAGCAGTGCAAAAGCTGGTGAATGAAAAGGGTATCACCACATTCATCAACATCGGCCCGTGTCGCTCGCTTTCGGGACTAATGCGAGATATTCCGGTGAGCGTAGAAACTAAAGAAGCTTACGAATTGCTAATCTAA
- a CDS encoding hemagglutinin, which translates to MHTFKVMVTDSAGKSHKESSVAWTVDTDLPVLTVSLTPTAVNNLASASFNFEATDATSTIVGYECEHTTLTNSTSSFAACAPLVPLVGLTQDTHTYKIRAVDAAGNRSAVFTYSWTVDLTAPSIQLTAKPAAATISTSATFNFTNTETGGGAFVGYECKIDSDPYVPCISGISFNSLSQGTHSFSIKASDTVGNISTLTYSWIVDSGVVTLSSFSIANGATTIGFAYTTTQLTATSSFAAITGVRFSELADFSDATWVPFSANGTVTLKNPGGLKTLYAQVRNAAGTVSNSLSDSITLDLGNPPIITISSPVGGQNYSPGNSTIPIQWSCSPGAGPIPLAANPIRSIKYTVDDGISFHIIAENLPNNLSATTGSYAWNLPTVTPTGQNILASMPLKILVSCASEAGVVTSAISNAVNSKWTVLVGEPGNLNDGVHINAADLTANVSLGAFGYFADSQNKMYFTKFNSISTVNSETGLVTSWMGEPYTASCDVVGGKFTAPVILDINESDQMLVFSFACSLVARIRISDRTVLWSKQLPTIISNSAVLNKEQASALRYVKTGHLFYFSNEAFYMVDLNSTNKDPVLVLGNPGACGTLGAVGTMADASPIPCPTSDLYLTLVRPDLQKIWIQVNGSTFELQQQGAYGKYKIAQVGMTTNTWGTFFNRCTQVASQPNKIYCIRAQYEGNKIAYFDLTTETWSATFNLDKHYKNMSTIYFLGAAKDFIYAFSTTTNELYKVVDDEGVFTNSAIAGTPFFTYGNGTDVNKTAFTQISSIAYEATGNNLYVRGPRHLRRLHVNTSTPGSEYIDTISTGFHGSAGNSSAYASLTVSSAGIAAFSQIAGTPANLWSSYNLSGWGAATVEQTLAIGPYYYQATSAASAYPAYGAGLFNATGTSYNLMAARKLGTFLPNGKLYFYGSSGLNDQTDLWIFESDSTTGKIQPIAGGAGAASYVATDHGQLALGSYLSDIYGMQPDANGDLLIFDGNRLRKITVATESANPRIYDVINFGTLPGAPTVSYWTHAVYDVSTGWSYFAAAESSTLNQVAQVWAAHSTQGFQQISTAGWVLPSQLATYRSINLSITPLGLLLLDTSKKRILKTGLLPTPP; encoded by the coding sequence TTGCATACGTTCAAAGTGATGGTCACTGATTCAGCAGGGAAGTCCCATAAAGAATCTTCGGTTGCCTGGACAGTGGACACGGATCTTCCCGTTTTAACTGTGTCACTAACTCCAACGGCAGTTAATAATTTAGCAAGCGCATCTTTTAACTTTGAGGCTACTGACGCCACATCCACAATCGTAGGTTATGAGTGTGAGCACACGACTCTTACTAATTCAACGAGTTCGTTTGCAGCTTGTGCTCCGCTGGTCCCTTTGGTGGGTCTTACGCAAGACACTCATACTTATAAAATTCGCGCGGTGGATGCCGCGGGAAATCGTTCTGCCGTCTTTACTTATTCTTGGACTGTTGATTTAACAGCACCTTCAATTCAACTGACGGCAAAGCCCGCGGCTGCTACGATCAGCACTTCAGCGACGTTTAATTTTACAAATACCGAAACCGGCGGAGGCGCCTTTGTTGGTTACGAGTGTAAGATTGATTCTGATCCCTATGTCCCTTGCATAAGTGGCATTTCTTTTAATTCCCTTTCACAAGGTACTCACAGTTTTTCCATAAAAGCTTCTGATACTGTCGGTAACATCAGCACTTTGACATACAGCTGGATCGTGGACTCCGGGGTGGTGACGCTCTCGTCTTTTTCTATTGCCAATGGCGCGACCACCATCGGTTTCGCCTATACAACAACCCAATTAACGGCCACATCTTCATTTGCCGCAATCACAGGTGTCAGATTTTCGGAGCTCGCAGATTTTTCGGATGCGACCTGGGTACCCTTTTCGGCGAATGGCACGGTCACTTTGAAAAATCCCGGCGGCCTTAAGACTCTTTATGCTCAAGTACGAAATGCCGCGGGTACTGTCAGTAATTCCTTGTCGGATTCTATTACTCTGGATTTGGGAAATCCTCCGATCATCACGATTTCTTCTCCAGTCGGCGGGCAAAATTATTCCCCGGGCAATAGCACAATTCCCATTCAATGGTCGTGCAGCCCTGGTGCTGGTCCCATTCCGTTGGCGGCAAATCCTATTCGCTCGATTAAATATACTGTTGATGATGGCATCAGTTTTCACATCATCGCGGAAAACCTTCCCAATAATCTAAGTGCGACGACTGGTTCCTACGCCTGGAATTTGCCAACTGTGACTCCCACGGGCCAAAATATCTTAGCGTCCATGCCTTTAAAAATTTTGGTTAGTTGTGCCTCCGAAGCCGGCGTGGTCACCAGCGCAATTTCAAATGCAGTGAATTCCAAGTGGACCGTCCTGGTGGGGGAGCCTGGAAATTTAAATGATGGCGTTCATATTAATGCTGCGGATTTAACAGCTAACGTTTCGCTAGGAGCTTTCGGGTATTTTGCAGATTCGCAAAATAAAATGTATTTTACTAAGTTCAATAGTATTTCGACGGTGAATTCCGAGACAGGTCTGGTAACCTCGTGGATGGGAGAACCATACACCGCTTCTTGCGATGTCGTCGGTGGAAAGTTCACGGCTCCCGTAATTCTGGATATTAATGAATCAGACCAAATGCTTGTATTTAGTTTTGCTTGTTCGCTCGTTGCCCGTATTCGTATTTCTGATAGGACCGTTCTGTGGAGTAAGCAGCTACCGACGATCATTTCAAACAGCGCCGTTTTAAATAAAGAACAAGCCTCTGCTTTACGGTATGTAAAGACAGGACATTTGTTTTATTTTTCGAACGAAGCCTTTTATATGGTTGATCTGAATTCTACGAATAAGGATCCGGTACTGGTGTTAGGAAATCCAGGCGCATGCGGAACTCTGGGGGCTGTGGGTACGATGGCGGATGCTTCACCCATCCCGTGTCCTACTTCGGATCTTTATTTGACTCTGGTAAGACCTGATTTGCAAAAAATTTGGATTCAGGTCAACGGCAGTACTTTCGAGCTGCAACAGCAGGGCGCTTACGGCAAATATAAAATTGCGCAGGTGGGTATGACCACAAATACTTGGGGCACATTTTTTAATCGTTGCACCCAGGTGGCATCTCAACCGAATAAGATTTATTGCATCAGGGCCCAGTATGAGGGAAATAAAATTGCTTACTTTGATCTCACGACTGAAACCTGGTCTGCTACTTTTAATTTGGACAAGCATTATAAAAACATGTCGACGATCTATTTTCTGGGCGCGGCTAAAGATTTTATTTATGCCTTTTCAACAACGACCAATGAACTTTATAAAGTGGTGGATGATGAAGGTGTCTTTACCAATTCCGCCATTGCGGGTACACCATTCTTTACTTACGGAAATGGTACTGACGTCAATAAAACGGCCTTCACGCAAATATCCAGTATAGCTTACGAAGCGACAGGTAATAATCTTTACGTGCGTGGACCAAGACATTTGCGACGCTTGCATGTCAATACGTCGACACCGGGATCTGAATACATTGACACTATCTCGACGGGGTTTCACGGATCTGCCGGTAATAGTTCTGCGTATGCTTCATTAACCGTGTCCTCCGCGGGTATTGCAGCGTTTTCTCAGATTGCAGGAACTCCGGCCAACTTGTGGAGTTCATACAATCTCTCTGGGTGGGGAGCAGCCACGGTCGAGCAGACTCTGGCGATCGGGCCTTATTACTATCAGGCGACTTCGGCCGCATCAGCCTATCCAGCATATGGAGCAGGTCTATTTAATGCGACGGGCACCAGTTATAATTTGATGGCAGCAAGAAAACTTGGCACTTTCCTTCCGAATGGAAAACTTTATTTCTATGGCTCATCCGGTTTGAACGATCAAACGGACTTGTGGATCTTTGAATCAGACAGCACTACCGGAAAAATTCAGCCCATCGCTGGTGGAGCCGGCGCTGCAAGCTATGTGGCGACTGATCACGGGCAGTTGGCTTTGGGATCGTATTTAAGTGATATCTATGGAATGCAGCCGGATGCCAACGGAGACCTTTTAATTTTCGATGGAAACAGACTGCGCAAAATCACCGTCGCCACCGAATCAGCGAACCCCAGAATTTATGATGTGATAAACTTTGGCACTCTTCCAGGAGCTCCGACAGTTTCTTATTGGACACATGCAGTCTATGACGTCAGCACCGGATGGAGTTACTTTGCAGCGGCTGAATCCTCAACTCTTAATCAAGTAGCGCAAGTTTGGGCAGCACATTCCACGCAAGGCTTTCAGCAAATCTCTACGGCCGGATGGGTTTTACCGTCGCAGCTGGCGACCTATCGGTCGATCAATCTTTCGATAACGCCATTGGGGCTTTTATTGTTAGATACCAGTAAAAAGCGTATTCTAAAAACAGGGCTGCTTCCAACGCCGCCCTAG
- the gntA gene encoding guanitoxin biosynthesis heme-dependent pre-guanitoxin N-hydroxylase GntA, giving the protein MTDETTLTEFEKEISDLVFKENYPCIAALKTLSTGQCRMGMFGVLGAGDQSARLAADLLALRDEQKKTGSLELSYFAVFPDLIDMDEEDFERRLWKELSHLTEVPHIDQSWDTAFSDNPEDKNFCFSLGGTAFFVVGMHQQSSRLSRRIRYPTLVFNVYEQFKELDRRNRYQPMIQANRKRDILFQGDVNPMSEKYNDHWEAIQFSGRNNSADWVCPFHKGAGK; this is encoded by the coding sequence ATGACTGATGAAACGACTCTCACGGAATTTGAGAAAGAAATCTCCGATCTTGTTTTTAAAGAAAACTACCCTTGTATCGCAGCCCTTAAAACGCTCTCCACGGGACAATGCCGCATGGGAATGTTTGGCGTCTTGGGAGCCGGAGATCAGAGCGCGCGTTTAGCGGCAGATCTTTTAGCTCTTCGAGATGAACAAAAAAAGACCGGTTCATTAGAGCTTAGTTACTTTGCTGTTTTTCCTGATTTAATCGACATGGATGAGGAAGATTTCGAAAGACGTCTGTGGAAGGAGCTTTCGCATCTGACAGAGGTTCCCCATATTGATCAATCTTGGGACACCGCCTTTAGCGATAATCCTGAAGACAAAAACTTCTGTTTTAGTTTAGGGGGCACCGCTTTCTTTGTGGTGGGCATGCATCAGCAAAGCTCTCGCCTGTCGCGTCGGATTCGATATCCGACATTGGTATTTAATGTCTATGAACAGTTTAAGGAATTGGACCGCCGAAATCGTTATCAACCGATGATTCAAGCCAATCGCAAAAGAGATATTCTATTTCAAGGCGATGTGAATCCCATGAGTGAAAAGTATAATGATCATTGGGAAGCCATTCAGTTTTCCGGTCGGAACAACAGCGCAGACTGGGTCTGTCCTTTTCATAAGGGAGCGGGAAAATAA
- a CDS encoding ParA family protein, producing MGSIVAFINQKGGVAKTTTAINVAAQWAHNGKKVLLVDLDPQSSATRSIFGDMDFENTIYDVLTGELAAQDAVVPSETFGFDVIPSEIMLSGIEIILASKFGRESILKRGLAEIKDQYDIIVIDCSPSLGLLTVNALIASKDIVIPICPEYFSLKGIELILETLKNIHQGLGHKIDVRGIIISKYRNRKIVEKVINDLRTNYTIPVFNNYIPDSIVVEEAHHNHKPMLQYSPRNPAGQALANLAVEMWA from the coding sequence ATGGGATCAATCGTAGCATTCATCAATCAAAAAGGCGGCGTCGCTAAAACTACGACAGCAATTAATGTTGCTGCACAATGGGCTCACAACGGCAAAAAAGTTTTGCTGGTTGATTTGGATCCGCAGTCGTCTGCGACTCGCTCGATCTTTGGCGACATGGATTTTGAAAATACTATCTATGATGTTTTGACGGGCGAGCTGGCTGCCCAAGACGCCGTGGTGCCTTCGGAAACTTTTGGCTTTGATGTGATTCCGTCTGAAATCATGTTAAGCGGTATCGAAATCATCCTGGCTTCTAAATTCGGTCGCGAGAGTATTTTGAAACGTGGCTTGGCAGAGATCAAAGATCAATACGACATCATCGTGATCGACTGTTCGCCGTCTTTGGGGCTTTTGACAGTGAATGCCTTGATTGCTTCCAAAGATATCGTGATTCCAATTTGTCCCGAGTACTTTTCTTTAAAAGGTATCGAGCTGATCCTTGAGACGTTGAAAAACATCCACCAAGGTTTGGGTCATAAAATTGACGTTCGTGGCATCATTATTTCTAAATACCGCAATCGTAAGATTGTGGAAAAAGTAATCAATGATCTGCGCACGAACTACACGATCCCGGTATTTAATAACTACATTCCGGATTCCATCGTGGTTGAAGAAGCGCATCACAATCACAAACCAATGCTTCAGTACTCGCCAAGAAATCCTGCAGGTCAGGCTTTAGCTAATCTTGCTGTGGAAATGTGGGCGTAG
- a CDS encoding ferritin-like domain-containing protein gives MKSFSETIQTLMNEVTKDAHIESAWLTSMAHMEHLAAETILGNISNSTPPEFLEEIKAHAGDEHRHRDVILAIRPFAEPLNQAYQDLRTRFCDIIETFIMGYFGNPELVKANNRFAAYVHGAITIEQFPFQIYSAYIPSTGFAHIREAMQSVLDDETAHIQLGRKFRNSLTEQDRLSLQELQSIEKEMCLLMAERMTDLIREFQSRARGPSVSAKASVRLAWLLGERPAATIAWVQALGHSESAAAEHMQQEFTSRGLNLPAQMPEHVEDEMRHARMLHRSVLMDRRRLMMVEGYKELDHRLNRQLQRYLTRYFSALVREIKDADMLYLYGAWGLEMRVFKHYSDIIKWTDNVGVAHTITSILEDEAEHTQMVNTALNEQRLLNPELLKFVRQTEEEIFEKVAENAIALLLEFDQKANFAPPYRHAYSTTLAKNVKVPITEAEPMMELQ, from the coding sequence ATGAAAAGCTTCAGCGAAACGATTCAGACACTCATGAACGAAGTCACCAAAGACGCGCATATCGAATCCGCGTGGCTGACTTCAATGGCGCACATGGAGCATCTTGCTGCGGAAACCATCTTAGGGAATATTTCAAACTCCACTCCCCCTGAATTTTTGGAAGAGATCAAGGCCCATGCTGGCGATGAGCACCGTCATCGTGATGTGATCTTGGCGATCCGTCCTTTTGCTGAACCTTTGAATCAAGCTTATCAAGATCTGCGCACACGTTTTTGCGATATCATTGAAACATTCATCATGGGTTACTTTGGTAATCCAGAATTAGTAAAAGCGAACAATCGGTTCGCGGCTTACGTTCATGGCGCGATCACGATTGAGCAGTTTCCATTTCAAATTTATTCAGCCTACATCCCAAGCACCGGCTTTGCACATATTCGCGAAGCCATGCAATCAGTTTTAGACGACGAAACCGCCCACATACAGCTGGGCAGAAAATTTCGCAACTCTTTAACTGAACAAGACCGTCTGTCCCTGCAAGAGCTGCAAAGTATTGAAAAAGAAATGTGTCTGCTGATGGCCGAGCGCATGACAGATTTAATTCGTGAATTTCAGTCCCGCGCGCGAGGCCCCAGTGTCTCTGCCAAAGCGAGCGTCCGTTTAGCTTGGCTTCTGGGAGAGCGCCCGGCTGCCACTATCGCCTGGGTGCAAGCCTTAGGGCACAGTGAATCTGCCGCTGCAGAACACATGCAACAGGAATTCACTTCTCGCGGTCTAAATTTGCCTGCGCAAATGCCCGAGCACGTGGAAGATGAAATGCGCCACGCACGTATGCTTCACCGATCTGTCCTGATGGATCGTCGTCGTTTGATGATGGTTGAGGGGTATAAAGAACTCGATCACCGTTTAAATCGTCAGTTACAAAGATATCTGACTCGTTATTTCAGCGCTTTGGTTCGTGAAATCAAAGATGCCGATATGCTTTATCTGTACGGAGCCTGGGGTCTTGAGATGCGCGTATTTAAACACTATAGCGACATCATCAAATGGACTGACAACGTGGGAGTGGCTCACACGATCACCTCTATCCTTGAAGACGAAGCCGAGCACACGCAAATGGTGAATACGGCGTTAAATGAACAGCGTCTGCTAAATCCGGAACTTTTGAAATTTGTCCGTCAAACCGAAGAAGAAATCTTTGAAAAAGTCGCTGAAAACGCCATTGCGCTTTTGCTGGAGTTTGATCAAAAGGCGAACTTTGCTCCTCCATACAGACATGCTTATTCCACGACGCTGGCTAAGAATGTGAAAGTGCCGATTACAGAAGCTGAACCGATGATGGAGCTCCAATAA
- a CDS encoding DUF1989 domain-containing protein, producing MNLNIIPPQSGASFLLKKDQHLKVTDPFGEQVADLFCFNASDPSESLSSGRSIDYNDRIFLTKGHKLYSQRSNPLLEIIEDTCGRHDFLMTPCSLRMFQIVAGNDDYHPSCHENLCNAFSKYAIQPDHISTTFNIFMNVTVSPEGALEILPPKSKPGDYIVFKALTDLIVGLTACSHEGSNNGSFKPIHYQVTDIFS from the coding sequence ATAAATCTAAATATAATTCCTCCTCAATCGGGAGCTTCATTTCTGTTGAAAAAGGATCAGCACTTGAAGGTGACGGATCCATTCGGCGAACAGGTCGCGGACTTGTTTTGCTTTAATGCCTCTGACCCTTCCGAAAGTCTGTCGTCCGGAAGATCGATTGATTATAATGATCGAATTTTTCTAACTAAGGGACACAAGCTTTATTCACAAAGAAGCAATCCCCTGCTGGAAATTATTGAAGACACCTGTGGTCGTCATGATTTCCTGATGACTCCTTGTAGTCTGCGTATGTTTCAAATTGTCGCGGGTAATGATGACTACCACCCGAGCTGCCATGAAAACTTATGTAACGCATTTTCTAAATATGCGATTCAACCCGATCATATCTCAACGACGTTCAATATCTTTATGAATGTGACAGTTAGCCCAGAGGGAGCTTTAGAAATACTGCCTCCGAAATCGAAACCTGGCGACTATATTGTGTTTAAAGCTTTAACGGATTTAATCGTTGGCTTAACGGCATGTTCGCATGAGGGTTCAAACAACGGCTCGTTCAAACCCATTCATTATCAGGTCACCGATATTTTTTCATAG